The following proteins are encoded in a genomic region of Alosa alosa isolate M-15738 ecotype Scorff River chromosome 10, AALO_Geno_1.1, whole genome shotgun sequence:
- the LOC125302223 gene encoding adenosine receptor A3-like codes for MASKVELVYTVLEVLIAVACCLGNLLVIWAVWKCGAMRRQPTFCFIVSLAVADFLVGAVAIPVAVLVNGWVRTSVHGCVVLCSLVIVLTQASVHSLLAIALDRFLRVYIPLRYRKLVTAKRSWGVVGGCWITACLLGSVPLLGWSLHTSQNTTINSTHPPTCKFMDVMSMSYMVFFNFLGCILLPMLCTAALYAYIFHLIRRRLQSWNGESSAFYQRERSLACSLLFVLVLFALCWLPIHLINIAIYANKDVHETVLYTGILLSHANSAVNPVVYTFKVPRIKKAYRDICMPSWLVADREHH; via the exons atggcAAGCAAAGTAGAACTGGTCTACACCGTGCTGGAGGTCCTGATCGCTGTGGCATGTTGCCTTGGTAATCTGCTGGTGATCTGGGCAGTGTGGAAGTGTGGTGCCATGCGGCGGCAGCCCACCTTCTGCTTTATCGTCTCTCTGGCCGTAGCCGACTTCCTGGTGGGTGCTGTGGCGATACCTGTGGCGGTTTTGGTGAACGGATGGGTCAGAACCTCCGTCCATGGTTGTGTGGTTCTGTGCTCTCTGGTGATCGTTCTGACCCAAGCTTCTGTCCATTCCTTATTGGCCATCGCTCTGGATCGGTTCCTACGTGTCTACATCCCACTCAG GTACAGAAAGCTAGTGACGGCAAAGAGGTCctggggtgtggtggggggatGCTGGATCACAGCATGTCTCCTAGGTTCTGTGCCCCTGCTAGGGTGGAGCTTGCACACCTCCCAAAACACCACCATCAACTCAACCCACCCTCCCACCTGCAAGTTCATGGATGTGATGTCAATGTCCTACATGGTGTTCTTCAACTTCCTGGGCTGTATCCTGCTCCCCATGCTGTGCACAGCAGCGCTGTATGCCTATATCTTCCATCTGATCCGCAGACGTCTGCAGAGCTGGAATGGGGAGTCCAGTGCCTTCTACCAGCGGGAGAGGAGTCTGGCCTGCTCGCTGTTGTTTGTGCTGGTGTTATTTGCTCTCTGCTGGTTACCCATACACCTCATCAACATTGCCATCTACGCCAACAAGGACGTGCATGAGACAGTGTTGTACACGGGCATCCTGCTCTCGCATGCCAACTCAGCCGTTAACCCGGTGGTATACACTTTCAAGGTGCCCAGGATCAAGAAGGCATACAGGGACATCTGTATGCCTTCTTGGCTCGTGGCTGACAGAGAACACCACTAA